In Lactobacillus sp. PV012, one genomic interval encodes:
- the rplI gene encoding 50S ribosomal protein L9, producing the protein MKVIFTKDMKGKGKRGQVKEVPTGYAQNFLIKNGYAKEATSANLNTLKRVEKAEKDAYEAEKAEAERIKGILEKDETVVSFKSKAGTDSRLFGSISGKKIVEGLEKQYGIKIDKRKLELPEPIKSLGYTNVKVKLFKGVESTISVHITEQN; encoded by the coding sequence ATGAAAGTCATTTTTACAAAAGATATGAAGGGCAAAGGCAAGCGTGGACAAGTTAAAGAAGTTCCAACTGGTTATGCTCAAAACTTTTTAATAAAAAATGGATATGCAAAAGAAGCAACTAGCGCAAACTTAAATACCTTAAAACGTGTTGAAAAAGCAGAAAAAGATGCTTATGAAGCAGAAAAAGCTGAAGCTGAAAGAATTAAGGGAATTCTTGAAAAAGATGAAACTGTTGTTTCATTTAAGTCTAAAGCAGGAACTGACTCACGGTTGTTTGGCTCGATTTCAGGTAAAAAGATTGTTGAAGGTTTAGAAAAACAATATGGAATTAAAATCGACAAGCGAAAGCTTGAATTACCTGAGCCCATTAAATCACTTGGTTATACTAACGTTAAAGTCAAATTATTTAAAGGTGTAGAATCTACAATTAGTGTACATATTACGGAGCAAAATTAA
- a CDS encoding ROK family protein has product MAEEFLLGSIEAGGTKFILAVADTEGNIKAQKRIPTEDPETTIKNTIEFFKQYPIKALGIGTFGPIDIDKNSKTYGYILSTPKPGWSNFDLKGSLERGLDVPAYITTDVNSSAYGEYIARGKDNNKTIVYVTIGTGVGGGIIQNGHFIGKNAHPEMGHMIVKRHPKDTYEGYCLFHGSACVEGMAAGPTLKARTGIPGEELKRDNEVFDFVAYYVAQMLYNVYMSTRADVMVVGGSVLNEEDLKQVRKYFKEFNHDYVETPDLEKLIVRPAVENNGSATLGNFALAKKALED; this is encoded by the coding sequence ATGGCAGAAGAATTTTTATTAGGAAGCATTGAAGCGGGTGGAACAAAGTTTATTTTAGCGGTTGCTGATACTGAAGGAAATATTAAGGCACAAAAGCGAATTCCTACCGAAGATCCAGAAACAACTATCAAAAATACAATTGAATTTTTTAAGCAATACCCAATTAAAGCATTGGGAATTGGAACATTTGGTCCAATAGATATTGATAAAAATTCTAAAACTTATGGTTACATTTTATCGACTCCAAAACCTGGTTGGTCAAATTTTGACTTAAAGGGTAGTTTAGAACGTGGCTTAGATGTACCTGCTTATATTACAACTGATGTGAATTCTTCTGCTTATGGTGAGTATATCGCTCGTGGAAAAGATAATAACAAAACAATTGTTTATGTAACAATTGGAACAGGTGTAGGTGGTGGAATTATTCAAAATGGCCACTTTATCGGAAAAAATGCTCACCCAGAAATGGGACATATGATTGTAAAACGTCATCCAAAAGATACTTATGAAGGTTACTGCTTATTCCATGGGAGTGCTTGTGTTGAAGGGATGGCAGCTGGTCCAACTTTAAAGGCCCGGACAGGAATTCCTGGCGAAGAGTTGAAGCGGGACAATGAAGTATTCGACTTTGTTGCATATTATGTTGCTCAAATGCTTTATAACGTATATATGAGTACTAGAGCTGATGTAATGGTTGTTGGAGGCTCTGTTTTAAATGAAGAGGATTTAAAACAAGTAAGAAAATACTTTAAAGAATTTAATCATGATTATGTTGAAACTCCCGACTTAGAAAAATTAATTGTGCGTCCAGCAGTTGAAAATAATGGTTCAGCTACTTTGGGGAATTTTGCCTTAGCTAAAAAAGCATTAGAAGACTAA